The Collimonas sp. PA-H2 genome contains a region encoding:
- a CDS encoding GNAT family N-acetyltransferase, whose protein sequence is MDPTSTPQRLSACTVEDVRADQFDSVVGPLTDILMACVANGASIGFVDTPAAEDAFSFWYGVSGSLVSGGRRLLVARFAGEVVGTVQVVLATPANGHHRAEISKLLVHPDARRKGVARLLMQQAEAIARADGRSLLILDTRTGDAAESLYSSMGFELAGIIPDYARSTAGKLTDTSFMYKQI, encoded by the coding sequence ATGGACCCGACCAGCACCCCGCAACGCTTGAGCGCCTGTACGGTGGAAGACGTCAGGGCTGACCAGTTCGATAGTGTAGTGGGGCCGCTCACCGATATCCTGATGGCTTGCGTGGCAAATGGCGCCAGCATCGGCTTCGTCGACACGCCGGCTGCCGAAGATGCCTTTTCCTTCTGGTACGGCGTCAGCGGCTCGCTGGTAAGCGGTGGCCGCCGGCTGCTAGTGGCGCGCTTTGCCGGCGAGGTGGTCGGCACCGTGCAGGTCGTGCTGGCGACGCCCGCCAATGGCCATCATCGCGCCGAGATTTCCAAGTTGCTGGTGCATCCTGATGCGAGACGCAAGGGAGTGGCGCGCCTATTGATGCAGCAGGCTGAGGCGATCGCCCGGGCCGACGGCCGCTCCTTGCTGATTCTCGACACCCGTACCGGCGATGCCGCCGAGTCCTTGTACAGTTCCATGGGGTTTGAACTGGCCGGCATCATTCCGGACTATGCGCGTTCGACGGCGGGCAAGCTGACCGATACAAGTTTCATGTACAAGCAAATCTAA